Proteins from a genomic interval of Cricetulus griseus strain 17A/GY unplaced genomic scaffold, alternate assembly CriGri-PICRH-1.0 unplaced_scaffold_48, whole genome shotgun sequence:
- the LOC113839034 gene encoding zinc finger protein 431-like, whose translation DPITYDDVHIDCTWKEWTLMDTSQKNLYKDVMLETYKNLTDIGYSWEDNTTEEHCTSSKRHERHEGSQTGEKPSTYTKCLKIFAHNSHLQRYKTTHSGGKHYECNQCCKVFTSHSKLQMHRRTHTGEKPYECNQCGKAFSQQNTLQIHKRTHTGEKPYECNQCGKAFAQHSHLQIHKRTHTGEKPYKCNQCGKAFAQHSHLQMHKNTHIGVKPYECNQCGKGFSDQSALHVHKNTHTGEKPYECNQCGKAFARNSHLQIHKRTHTGEKPYACNQCGKAFSQHSHLQTHKRTHTGEKPYECNQCGKAFTHQSTLKMHKRSHTGEKPYGCNQCGQAFARHSHLKMHKRRHTGEKPYECSQCGKAFSQQNTLQMHKRIHTGEKPYECNQCGKTFSYHSVLLVHKRSHTGEKPYICNQCGKDFSQHSHLQMHKITHTGEKPYECNQCGKAFARNSHLQTHKRTHTGEKPYECHQCGKAFSQLSHLQTHKRTHTGEKPYECIQCGKAFAQHISLQMHEGTHKEQKPYE comes from the exons GATCCCATTACCTATGATGATGTGCATATTGACTGCACTTGGAAAGAGTGGACTTTGatggatacttctcagaagaatctctacaaagatgtgatgctggagacctacaaGAACCTCACTGATATAG GATACAGTTGGGAAGACAATACTACTGAAGAGCATTGCACAAGTTCTAAAAGACATGAAAG GCATGAAGGAAGCCAAACTGGAGAGAAGCCTTCTACATATACAAAATGTCTTAAAATCTTTGCACataacagtcatcttcaaaggTATAAAACAACACATAGTGGAGGGAAACACTATGAATGTAACCAATGTTGTAAAGTCTTTACTAGTCACAGTAAACTTCAAATGCATAGaaggacacacactggagagaaaccctatgaatgtaatcagtgtggtaaagctttttcTCAGCAAAATACACTTCAGATACATAAaaggacacacactggagagaaaccctatgaatgtaatcagtgtggtaaagcctttgctcagcacagtcatcttcaaatacataaaaggacacatactggagagaaaccctataaatgtaatcagtgtggtaaagcctttgctcagcacagtcatcttcaaatgcataaaaatacacatattggagtgaaaccttatgaatgtaatcagtgtggtaaaggcTTTAGTGATCAGAGTGCACTTCATGTgcataaaaacacacatactggagagaaaccctatgaatgtaatcagtgtggtaaagcctttgctcgtAATAGTcatcttcaaatacataaaaggacacatactggggagaaaccttatgcatgtaatcagtgtggtaaagccttttctcagcacagtcatcttcaaacgcataaaaggacacatactggagagaaaccctatgaatgtaatcagtgtggcaaAGCCTTTACTCACCAAAGTACACTTAAAATGCATAAAAggtcacatactggagagaaaccttatggaTGTAATCAGTGTGGCCAAGCCTTTGCTCGTCACAGTCATCTTAAAATGCATAAAAGgagacacactggagagaaaccctatgaatgtagtcagtgtggtaaagccttttctcaacaaaatactcttcaaatgcataaaagaatacatactggagagaaaccttatgaatgcaaTCAATGTGGAAAAACCTTTTCTTATCACAGTGTTCTTCTTGTGCATAAAagatcacatactggagagaaaccctatatatgtaatcagtgtggtaaagacttttctcagcacagtcatcttcaaatgcataaaatcacacatactggagagaaaccctatgaatgtaaccagtgtggtaaagcctttgctcgtaacagtcatcttcaaactcataaaaggacacatacaggagagaaaccatatgaatgtcatcagtgtggtaaagctttcTCACAGCTcagtcatcttcaaacacataaaaggacacatactggagagaaaccctatgaatgtattcagtgtggtaaagcctttgctcagcacatTTCACTTCAGATGCATGAAGGAACACATAAAGAACAAAAACCTTATGAATGA